A portion of the Oxynema aestuarii AP17 genome contains these proteins:
- the rcbX gene encoding RuBisCO chaperone RbcX: MDIKQIAKSTAKVLASYLTYQAMRTVMAQLSETNPPLAYWLQSFSKSDKMQDGEAYLEDLMQAKPDLALRMMTVRAHLAEEISDFLPEMVRTNIQQANMEHRRQHLERMTSISVGDRDREDTASRPNADEHSS, translated from the coding sequence ATGGATATCAAACAGATTGCCAAAAGTACGGCCAAAGTCCTCGCCAGCTATTTAACCTATCAGGCGATGCGAACCGTGATGGCTCAGTTAAGTGAAACGAATCCACCTTTAGCCTACTGGCTGCAAAGCTTTTCCAAAAGCGACAAAATGCAAGATGGAGAAGCCTATCTGGAAGATTTGATGCAGGCCAAACCGGATTTAGCCTTACGGATGATGACGGTAAGAGCGCATTTGGCGGAGGAAATTTCAGATTTTTTGCCGGAAATGGTTCGCACGAATATCCAACAAGCCAACATGGAACATCGACGGCAACATCTGGAGCGGATGACCAGCATTAGTGTTGGCGATCGCGATCGCGAAGACACCGCCTCCAGACCGAACGCAGACGAGCATTCCAGTTGA
- a CDS encoding transposase produces the protein MKATLRQISYNLIIWLYRRWAKLPRFKSKQGRQSISYPQNVKFEGNYIKLPKVGLVRCRQHRSFEGKIKTVTLSKNPDGKYYASVLVEGREEPPFPSTEGKAIGIDLGLTDFAMTSEGSKYNNPKHFDKHAQNLKRKQQKHARKRKGSNNRNKSRVKVAKIHAKISRCREDFLHKLSRKIVNENQVIVVESPLTPLNKGGTKGGIGMVRHHQLAKAISDVGWGMFCTMLKYKAESEGKVYLEVDRFFPSSKTCHVCLNQTKSLSLDARSWTCEHRQTHHDRDINAAINLKNEGLRILELGTRSTALGGDVRRGGRTSVLSSAVPSEEGSRYCNL, from the coding sequence ATGAAAGCGACTCTTCGGCAAATCAGTTATAATCTTATCATCTGGCTATATCGGCGATGGGCAAAATTACCCCGATTTAAATCCAAGCAGGGAAGGCAATCTATCAGTTATCCTCAAAATGTTAAGTTTGAGGGAAATTACATCAAACTGCCTAAAGTTGGGTTAGTGCGTTGTCGTCAGCATCGAAGTTTTGAGGGAAAAATCAAAACTGTAACCCTCTCCAAAAATCCAGATGGTAAATATTATGCTTCAGTTTTGGTAGAGGGTAGAGAAGAACCTCCCTTTCCCTCAACTGAAGGAAAAGCAATTGGCATTGATTTAGGGCTGACCGATTTTGCGATGACCAGTGAGGGGTCGAAATACAATAATCCCAAGCATTTTGATAAACACGCGCAAAACCTAAAAAGAAAACAGCAAAAACACGCTCGAAAAAGGAAAGGCAGCAACAACCGCAATAAATCGCGGGTAAAAGTTGCCAAGATTCACGCCAAAATAAGTCGCTGTCGTGAAGATTTTCTCCACAAGCTATCCCGTAAGATAGTGAACGAAAACCAAGTGATTGTGGTCGAATCCCCCCTAACCCCCCTTAATAAGGGGGGAACTAAAGGGGGGATAGGTATGGTTCGCCATCACCAACTCGCCAAAGCGATTAGTGATGTCGGTTGGGGAATGTTTTGTACGATGTTAAAGTACAAGGCTGAATCAGAAGGAAAAGTTTATCTAGAAGTCGATCGATTTTTTCCTTCTTCTAAAACCTGCCATGTATGCCTCAATCAAACCAAAAGCTTGTCTCTTGATGCGAGAAGCTGGACTTGCGAACATCGCCAAACCCATCATGACAGGGACATCAATGCCGCCATCAATCTCAAAAATGAAGGCTTACGGATATTAGAGTTAGGAACTCGCTCTACTGCCCTTGGAGGGGATGTAAGACGAGGTGGTAGAACTTCAGTTCTATCTAGCGCAGTCCCCAGTGAAGAGGGAAGCCGCTATTGTAATCTTTGA
- a CDS encoding sodium-dependent bicarbonate transport family permease gives MEFLSEFLTRFVDKLQSPTLGFLIGGMVIAAVNSRLQIPDAIYKFIVFMLLIKVGLSGGIAIRNADLAAMLLPALFAVVIGILIVFIGRYTLANLPGIKTVDAIATAGLFGAVSGSTLAAALTMLESESIQYEPWAAALYPFMDIPALVTAIVLASLYTSKQKQRRAAEENLSKQEALSKQAVAAGGYPSEPEYPTTRQEYLSQQRGTEDNRVKIWPIVKESLQGSALSALLLGLALGILTQPESVYESFFDPLFRGLLSILMLVMGMEAWARIGELRKVAQWYAVYAFVAPLLHGLIAFGFGMVAHQITGFSPGGVVILAVIAASSSDISGPPTLRAGIPKANPSAYVGSSTAVGTPVALAVGIPLYIGLAQALMSS, from the coding sequence GTGGAGTTTTTATCCGAGTTCTTGACGCGCTTCGTGGATAAGTTGCAGTCACCGACACTCGGCTTTCTGATTGGTGGTATGGTCATTGCCGCCGTCAATAGCCGACTGCAAATCCCAGATGCAATCTATAAATTCATCGTCTTCATGCTGCTGATCAAAGTCGGGCTGAGCGGCGGTATTGCGATTCGCAATGCCGATCTCGCGGCGATGCTATTGCCCGCACTGTTTGCGGTGGTAATTGGGATTCTGATCGTGTTCATCGGGCGCTACACACTAGCCAACTTGCCGGGTATCAAAACTGTGGATGCTATTGCAACTGCAGGCTTGTTCGGTGCTGTGAGTGGCTCTACCCTGGCCGCCGCCCTGACAATGCTAGAATCGGAAAGTATACAATACGAACCCTGGGCTGCCGCACTCTATCCCTTCATGGACATCCCCGCCCTCGTGACGGCGATCGTGTTAGCCAGCCTTTATACAAGCAAGCAGAAGCAGCGCCGTGCCGCAGAAGAGAATCTCAGCAAGCAAGAGGCTCTCAGCAAGCAGGCGGTTGCCGCAGGCGGCTATCCCAGCGAGCCGGAGTATCCCACCACCCGGCAGGAGTATCTCAGCCAGCAACGCGGTACTGAAGACAACCGGGTCAAGATCTGGCCGATCGTCAAGGAAAGTCTCCAGGGTTCTGCTCTATCGGCACTACTACTTGGCCTTGCCCTAGGCATACTAACCCAGCCCGAAAGTGTCTATGAAAGCTTCTTCGATCCCCTCTTCCGAGGTCTACTTTCGATCCTGATGCTGGTCATGGGGATGGAAGCCTGGGCAAGGATCGGCGAGCTGCGCAAGGTGGCTCAGTGGTACGCCGTATATGCCTTTGTGGCACCTCTGCTGCATGGACTCATTGCCTTCGGTTTCGGCATGGTTGCCCACCAAATTACGGGATTCAGCCCTGGCGGCGTCGTGATCCTGGCCGTCATCGCCGCCTCCAGTTCGGACATCTCCGGGCCGCCCACTTTACGAGCTGGTATTCCCAAGGCCAATCCCTCCGCCTACGTGGGTTCGTCCACAGCCGTCGGCACCCCAGTTGCGCTTGCTGTAGGAATACCGCTCTACATCGGTCTTGCCCAGGCGCTCATGAGTAGCTGA
- a CDS encoding Hsp20/alpha crystallin family protein — MALIRWEPFREIDSLQREMNRLFESLSPDGERTGIAFAPPAELDETPDAFDLKLEVPGMEPNDLDIEVTAEAVRISGERRSETRSEEGGTTRTEFRYGKFSRVIPLPAKIQNTEVKAEYKDGILKVHLPKADEEKHKVFKVSVS, encoded by the coding sequence ATGGCACTGATTCGTTGGGAACCCTTCCGAGAAATCGATAGCTTACAACGGGAAATGAATCGCCTGTTTGAAAGTCTCTCCCCCGACGGAGAACGCACTGGAATCGCCTTTGCACCCCCTGCCGAACTCGACGAAACCCCAGACGCATTCGATTTGAAATTAGAAGTTCCAGGAATGGAACCGAACGATCTCGATATCGAAGTCACCGCCGAAGCCGTCCGCATCAGTGGCGAACGCCGCAGCGAAACCCGCAGCGAAGAAGGTGGAACCACCCGCACTGAATTCCGCTATGGCAAATTCAGCCGCGTGATTCCCTTACCTGCGAAAATCCAAAATACCGAAGTGAAAGCTGAATACAAAGACGGCATTCTCAAAGTGCACCTACCGAAAGCGGACGAAGAAAAACATAAAGTCTTCAAAGTAAGCGTCAGCTAA
- a CDS encoding form I ribulose bisphosphate carboxylase large subunit, with amino-acid sequence MSYSSTQTQSKSGYDAGVKDYKLTYYTPDYTPKDTDILAAFRMTPQPGVPPEEAGAAVAAESSTGTWTTVWTDLLTDLDRYKGRCYDIEPVANEDNQYICYVAYPLDLFEEGSVTNMLTSIVGNVFGFKALRALRLEDLRIPVAYLKTFQGPPHGIQVERDKINKYGRPLLGCTIKPKLGLSAKNYGRAVYECLRGGLDFTKDDENINSQPFQRWRDRFLFVADAIHKAQAETGEIKGHYLNVTAPTCEEMMKRAEFAKELEMPIIMHDFLTAGFTANTTLAKWCRDNGLLLHIHRAMHAVIDRQKNHGIHFRVLAKCLRMSGGDHIHTGTVVGKLEGERGITMGFVDLLRENYVEQDKSRGIYFTQDWASMGGVMAVASGGIHVWHMPALVEIFGDDSVLQFGGGTLGHPWGNAPGATANRVALEACIQARNEGRNLAREGNDVIREAARWCPELAAACELWKEIKFEFEAMDTV; translated from the coding sequence ATGTCTTACAGTTCGACTCAAACGCAGTCAAAATCCGGCTACGACGCTGGGGTAAAAGATTATAAACTGACTTACTACACTCCGGATTACACTCCCAAAGATACCGATATTTTGGCAGCGTTCCGGATGACCCCGCAGCCTGGAGTGCCGCCGGAAGAAGCAGGAGCTGCAGTTGCGGCTGAGTCGTCCACCGGAACCTGGACCACCGTGTGGACCGACTTGCTGACCGATTTGGATCGCTACAAAGGTCGTTGCTACGACATCGAACCTGTTGCCAACGAAGATAACCAATATATTTGCTACGTTGCTTATCCGTTGGATCTGTTTGAAGAAGGCTCCGTCACCAACATGTTGACCTCGATCGTGGGGAACGTGTTCGGGTTTAAAGCCTTGCGTGCCTTGCGTTTGGAAGATTTACGGATTCCGGTTGCTTACCTGAAGACCTTCCAAGGCCCGCCCCACGGGATTCAGGTCGAGCGTGACAAGATCAACAAATACGGTCGTCCCTTACTCGGTTGCACGATCAAACCGAAACTCGGTCTGTCCGCGAAAAACTACGGTCGTGCGGTTTACGAATGCTTGCGCGGCGGTTTGGACTTCACCAAAGACGACGAAAACATCAACTCGCAGCCGTTCCAACGCTGGCGCGATCGCTTCTTGTTCGTCGCCGACGCCATCCACAAAGCTCAAGCGGAAACGGGCGAAATCAAAGGTCACTACCTCAACGTCACCGCCCCGACTTGCGAAGAAATGATGAAACGGGCCGAGTTCGCCAAAGAACTCGAAATGCCCATTATCATGCACGACTTCTTGACGGCTGGCTTCACCGCCAACACCACCTTGGCGAAATGGTGCCGCGATAACGGCTTGTTGCTGCACATTCACCGCGCCATGCACGCCGTGATCGACCGTCAGAAAAACCACGGGATCCACTTCCGCGTCTTGGCAAAATGCTTGCGGATGTCCGGTGGCGACCACATCCACACCGGAACCGTCGTCGGTAAACTCGAAGGCGAACGCGGCATCACCATGGGCTTCGTGGACTTGCTGCGTGAAAACTACGTCGAACAAGACAAGTCTCGCGGGATCTACTTCACCCAGGACTGGGCCTCGATGGGCGGCGTGATGGCCGTTGCCTCCGGTGGGATCCACGTATGGCACATGCCCGCGTTGGTCGAAATCTTCGGCGACGACTCCGTGCTGCAGTTCGGTGGTGGAACCTTGGGTCACCCCTGGGGGAACGCTCCCGGTGCGACCGCGAACCGTGTCGCTCTCGAAGCTTGCATCCAAGCCCGTAACGAAGGCCGCAACTTGGCTCGCGAAGGGAACGACGTTATCCGCGAAGCCGCTCGCTGGTGCCCCGAACTGGCTGCCGCTTGCGAACTCTGGAAAGAAATCAAGTTCGAGTTCGAGGCGATGGATACGGTCTAA
- a CDS encoding P-II family nitrogen regulator, with the protein MTQQTSKLVIVTEKLLLKKIAKIIDEAGATGYTVVAAGGKGSRNVRSSGQPTVGDFYSNIKIEILTANREIALRISDEVAARFFDDYSGITYICDAEVLHAHTF; encoded by the coding sequence ATGACCCAGCAAACCAGCAAGCTCGTCATTGTCACGGAAAAGTTGTTGCTGAAAAAGATCGCCAAGATCATCGACGAAGCCGGGGCTACCGGTTATACGGTGGTGGCTGCTGGCGGTAAAGGGAGTCGCAACGTGCGATCGTCGGGACAACCTACCGTTGGCGATTTCTACTCGAATATAAAGATCGAGATACTCACCGCAAATCGGGAGATCGCCCTGAGAATCTCGGATGAGGTCGCAGCGCGGTTTTTCGACGATTATTCGGGCATCACCTATATCTGTGACGCGGAGGTGCTACACGCGCATACGTTCTGA
- a CDS encoding ribulose bisphosphate carboxylase small subunit, with the protein MKTLPKERRYETLSYLPPLTDAQITRQVQYILDQGYIPAIEFNEDSDPTVYYWTMWKLPLFGARSTQEVLSEVQACRSEYPNCFIRIVGFDNVKQCQILSFIVHKPGGSRF; encoded by the coding sequence ATGAAAACTCTGCCTAAAGAGCGTCGTTACGAAACTCTTTCCTATCTTCCCCCCCTCACCGACGCCCAAATTACCCGTCAAGTCCAGTACATCTTAGACCAAGGTTACATTCCGGCGATCGAGTTTAACGAAGACTCCGATCCCACGGTCTACTACTGGACCATGTGGAAACTGCCCTTGTTCGGCGCTCGCTCTACTCAAGAAGTACTCAGCGAAGTTCAAGCCTGCCGTTCCGAGTATCCCAACTGCTTCATCCGCATCGTCGGTTTCGATAACGTGAAGCAGTGCCAAATCCTCAGCTTCATCGTTCACAAACCCGGTGGCAGCCGCTTCTAA